One genomic region from Nocardioides plantarum encodes:
- a CDS encoding sulfate adenylyltransferase subunit 1 has translation MAETHMDLLRFATAGSVDDGKSTLIGRLLLDSKSIFADQLEAVEATSAAKGYDYTDLALLTDGLRSEREQGITIDVAYRYFATPKRKFIIADTPGHVQYTRNMVTGASTADLGLVLVDARQGLTEQSRRHAVILSLLRVPHLVLAVNKMDLVDYSQEVYEQIHQEFTSFATKLNIPDLEVIPISALAGDNVVNRSEHMSWYSGPTLMHHLEHVHVASDRDLIDARFPVQYVVRPKSEEHHDYRGYGGMIAGGVLKPGDEVVVLPSGMTSKIAAIDLFDREIAEAFPPMSVTIRLEDDVDVSRGDMIARIKNAPQPSQDIDAMVCWMTTTPLKPRQKLAIKHTTRTARALVKDIQYRLDVNTLHRDQETKELGVNEIGRVQLRTTVPLLVDPYSQNRTTGSFILIDEATGITVGAGMINSGS, from the coding sequence ATGGCCGAGACGCACATGGACCTGCTCCGCTTCGCCACCGCCGGCTCGGTCGACGACGGCAAGTCGACCCTCATCGGACGGCTGCTGCTCGACTCCAAGTCGATCTTCGCCGACCAGCTCGAGGCCGTCGAGGCCACCAGCGCCGCCAAGGGCTACGACTACACCGACCTCGCCCTGCTCACCGACGGCCTGCGCTCCGAGCGCGAGCAGGGCATCACCATCGACGTGGCCTACCGCTACTTCGCGACGCCCAAGCGCAAGTTCATCATCGCCGACACCCCGGGCCACGTGCAGTACACCCGCAACATGGTCACCGGCGCCTCCACCGCCGACCTCGGCCTGGTGCTCGTCGACGCCCGCCAGGGCCTGACCGAGCAGTCGCGGCGCCACGCGGTGATCCTGTCGCTGCTGCGGGTCCCCCACCTGGTGCTCGCGGTCAACAAGATGGACCTCGTCGACTACTCCCAGGAGGTCTACGAGCAGATCCACCAGGAGTTCACGTCGTTCGCGACCAAGCTCAACATCCCCGACCTCGAGGTCATCCCGATCTCGGCCCTGGCCGGCGACAACGTCGTCAACCGCTCCGAGCACATGAGCTGGTACTCCGGTCCCACGCTCATGCATCACCTCGAGCACGTCCACGTCGCCTCCGACCGCGACCTGATCGACGCCCGCTTCCCGGTCCAGTACGTCGTACGCCCCAAGTCCGAGGAGCACCACGACTACCGCGGCTACGGCGGCATGATCGCCGGCGGCGTGCTCAAGCCCGGCGACGAGGTCGTCGTCCTCCCCTCCGGGATGACCTCCAAGATCGCCGCCATCGACCTCTTCGACCGCGAGATCGCCGAGGCGTTCCCGCCGATGTCGGTCACCATCCGGCTCGAGGACGACGTCGACGTCTCGCGCGGCGACATGATCGCCCGCATCAAGAACGCCCCCCAACCCAGCCAGGACATCGACGCGATGGTCTGCTGGATGACGACCACGCCCCTCAAGCCGCGCCAGAAGCTGGCCATCAAGCACACCACCCGCACCGCCCGCGCCCTGGTCAAGGACATCCAGTACCGCCTCGACGTCAACACCCTCCACCGCGACCAGGAGACCAAGGAGCTCGGCGTCAACGAGATCGGCCGCGTCCAGCTGCGCACCACCGTCCCGCTGCTCGTCGA